A single window of Amphiura filiformis chromosome 17, Afil_fr2py, whole genome shotgun sequence DNA harbors:
- the LOC140137202 gene encoding lengsin-like, producing the protein MSIESVTSIIEKEEIEFVRFEFSDFYGISRCKIIPARHFIDKASNGILIPFCHLSSSIDGAELHLDTPYGNGEVGIGDGIWFPEFNTFRILPWYRKTASILLEPKYYKGEPVSCYPRYIARQQLERLEKLGISLLAAHEHEFHVVDSKTQKPLTSDTRLRSTVRTYTDPNLLDQLMTNLYQVGIDVECCETETGHGQLEITYKPAFGIQAADNAHVFKTSVKEIAQQNGYIASFMSKPSADHIGCSAHINHSLWDKDGKTGLLFDVNAPNKLSEVGGYWMAGILKHSPAITMLMAPTVNCYKRFGKQSYVSSIPNWGIDNRCCMLRLKINGTKGTHIETRSTGGGSNPYLTLAAVVAAGIDGIEKSSLFRKKRLATPSE; encoded by the coding sequence ATGTCGATAGAAAGCGTTACAAGCATTATAGAGAAAGAAGAGATAGAATTCGTTCGATTTGAATTCTCAGACTTTTATGGCATATCGAGATGCAAAATCATCCCAGCGCGGCATTTCATTGATAAAGCATCAAATGGTATCCTCATCCCATTTTGTCACCTTTCTAGTTCAATCGACGGAGCTGAACTTCATTTGGATACACCATACGGTAATGGTGAAGTGGGGATCGGGGACGGAATATGGTTTCCTGAGTTCAACACATTTCGTATTCTACCCTGGTATCGCAAAACTGCATCTATCCTGCTGGAGCCAAAATACTACAAGGGTGAACCAGTATCCTGCTATCCTCGTTACATCGCAAGACAGCAACTCGAACGTCTAGAGAAATTGGGGATTTCTCTTTTAGCAGCACACGAGCACGAATTTCATGTCGTCGACAGTAAAACGCAGAAACCGTTAACATCGGATACCCGCCTTCGCTCAACCGTCAGAACCTACACGGATCCCAATCTGTTGGATCAGCTCATGACGAATTTGTATCAGGTTGGTATTGATGTCGAATGTTGTGAAACGGAAACTGGCCATGGTCAATTGGAAATCACGTACAAGCCAGCCTTTGGAATTCAAGCTGCCGACAACGCGCACGTATTCAAGACTTCGGTGAAGGAGATAGCCCAACAAAATGGTTACATAGCAAGCTTTATGTCCAAGCCATCCGCTGATCATATTGGATGTTCTGCGCACATCAATCATTCTCTTTGGGACAAAGACGGCAAGACTGGTTTACTCTTTGATGTCAATGCTCCTAACAAGCTTTCCGAAGTAGGAGGTTACTGGATGGCGGGAATTTTGAAGCACTCACCGGCGATCACCATGCTAATGGCGCCCACTGTAAACTGCTACAAACGATTCGGGAAGCAATCATATGTAAGCTCGATACCTAACTGGGGAATAGACAACCGCTGCTGCATGCTTCGACTGAAGATAAACGGTACGAAAGGTACTCACATAGAAACCAGAAGCACCGGAGGTGGAAGCAATCCTTACCTTACTCTCGCCGCCGTAGTAGCTgctggtattgatggaatagagAAAAGCTCCCTCTTCCGGAAGAAGAGATTGGCGACCCCTTCAGAGTGA